One genomic region from candidate division TA06 bacterium encodes:
- a CDS encoding T9SS type A sorting domain-containing protein has translation MRLIFVISLIVCVSAGAVYSNEPCTDTIYAKVIDDTVKVFHDGAFYNCCAVIDFEFEIGDTFIDIVETETFPKGPCYCMCCLDLSLSISNVPPGVYWVYVWNEDKSVLYGKTRVVVGGLGSGPVGICNVWQSDCYTLAPGTVHDGLPCTFTLDEPAPNPTMGHTCLFYQLDKPGTVSIKVYDSSGRMASLVAERDQPAGRYSLQWDGRRGDGERLPSGIYFVRLSLGSNVAVRKLLIAR, from the coding sequence ATGCGCCTAATATTCGTGATAAGTTTGATAGTGTGTGTTTCAGCGGGTGCGGTTTACTCAAATGAGCCATGCACTGACACCATTTATGCAAAAGTAATTGATGATACAGTGAAGGTTTTCCACGACGGCGCCTTCTACAACTGCTGTGCGGTGATCGACTTCGAATTTGAGATCGGTGATACCTTCATAGACATTGTGGAAACCGAAACATTCCCGAAGGGGCCATGCTACTGTATGTGCTGTCTGGATTTGAGTCTTTCCATCAGCAATGTTCCCCCTGGTGTCTACTGGGTCTATGTGTGGAACGAAGACAAGTCAGTGCTGTATGGCAAGACAAGGGTGGTTGTGGGTGGCCTTGGATCTGGTCCTGTTGGAATATGCAACGTCTGGCAGAGCGATTGCTACACCCTTGCTCCCGGGACCGTGCACGATGGTCTTCCCTGCACGTTCACGCTTGACGAGCCAGCGCCGAATCCTACAATGGGACATACTTGCCTTTTCTACCAACTGGACAAGCCGGGGACTGTATCTATCAAGGTGTATGACTCGTCAGGGAGGATGGCATCCCTGGTCGCTGAGCGAGACCAACCCGCTGGCCGGTACAGTCTGCAGTGGGACGGGCGGCGTGGAGACGGGGAAAGACTCCCTTCTGGGATCTACTTTGTCAGGCTCTCTCTCGGTTCCAATGTCGCAGTAAGAAAGCTGCTGATAGCAAGATAG
- a CDS encoding carboxypeptidase regulatory-like domain-containing protein: protein MKRTLLICLSMWFLCGCAMNAERDNPLDPLSAHYTAIAGRVTDRAHFPIPDTRITVMPENVSALTDSSGRYTVQGLKRGIHVVHAEASSYAPDSQQVQVAIGQVALADFELNAQPYFQSVKAVSAHEPVWPLDIHFAYLTAVPNDGDGSPDVESVHVVIEDINYERSMQFDHDQGCFTHTIMADSLPGRSLHNLIGVEIGFTVTDRQGGTGQATTRLMRIIDPLPFIVSPKNGEKVGPRPILEWDFYVPYDITLSIRLYRTQPHWLVWSVDSIPPSTNNMQVPDSLDQGAHYWTLTAFDAFGNWSKSEEASFQVED, encoded by the coding sequence TTGAAAAGAACACTTCTGATCTGCTTGAGCATGTGGTTTTTGTGCGGCTGCGCCATGAACGCAGAGAGGGACAATCCGCTCGATCCGCTCTCCGCGCACTACACTGCCATCGCTGGCAGGGTGACGGATAGGGCACACTTCCCGATTCCAGATACGCGGATAACTGTGATGCCAGAAAATGTGAGCGCGCTCACCGATTCTTCTGGCCGCTACACAGTACAGGGTCTCAAGAGAGGGATTCACGTAGTGCATGCAGAGGCTTCATCCTATGCCCCTGACTCACAACAGGTGCAGGTTGCTATAGGTCAGGTGGCGTTGGCTGATTTTGAACTGAACGCGCAACCATATTTTCAGTCGGTGAAAGCCGTCTCTGCACATGAACCAGTCTGGCCACTCGATATCCACTTTGCCTATCTGACTGCTGTCCCGAACGACGGTGATGGGAGCCCTGATGTAGAGAGTGTCCATGTGGTCATTGAGGACATCAACTATGAAAGGTCAATGCAGTTCGACCACGACCAGGGATGCTTCACCCACACCATTATGGCGGACAGCCTGCCTGGAAGGTCCCTTCACAACCTGATTGGCGTGGAGATAGGATTCACGGTAACTGACAGGCAAGGCGGGACTGGACAGGCGACGACCAGGCTGATGCGTATAATAGACCCTCTGCCCTTCATAGTGTCTCCCAAGAACGGTGAAAAAGTAGGCCCAAGACCGATTCTGGAATGGGATTTCTATGTTCCGTACGATATCACACTCAGCATAAGGCTGTATAGAACGCAACCTCACTGGCTCGTTTGGTCAGTAGATTCTATTCCGCCATCAACCAACAACATGCAGGTTCCGGATTCTCTCGACCAGGGTGCCCATTACTGGACTCTGACGGCGTTCGATGCGTTCGGGAATTGGAGTAAATCAGAAGAAGCAAGTTTTCAGGTGGAGGACTGA
- a CDS encoding GAF domain-containing protein has product MKQDANHLEALLEISSVINSILRTQPLLEKIMDIAVSNIGAERGFIILREPGSRNLEAKVKRNMSGDETTPAISSSIVQQAITSGEPVLTHDAKEDPRFDSSDSVILQNITSAACVPLKLRNRIIGAIYVDSRSAKSIFTDRTIQFLSAFANQAAIALDNARVHESVANENLLLKREMAQVSGFENMVGKSQEMQALYEIMKKVIPISSSVLIEGESGTGKELVARAIHYNGPRKAKPFVAQQCSAIPETLLESELFGHAKGAFTGANSNKKGLFEAASGGTFFLDEIGDISPSMQAKLLRALQEGEVRRLGENTSRKVDVRIISATNKNLRKEVAEGRFREDLYYRLKVISIALPPLRERGEDIALLAQHFLEKYSRKCGKKIKKTDESAMEKLRGHSWPGNVRELENTIERAVILCEGNTILPRDLILELDAGLEPGGTIKDFEKRLILNTLRNYDGNRTRAAKALDISVRTLQYKLKNWKDKGG; this is encoded by the coding sequence ATGAAGCAAGATGCCAACCACCTTGAAGCTCTGCTTGAGATCTCCTCTGTAATAAACTCTATCCTGAGGACACAGCCACTCCTCGAAAAGATCATGGATATAGCAGTGAGTAACATCGGTGCAGAAAGAGGCTTTATCATTCTGAGAGAACCTGGGTCACGCAATCTGGAGGCAAAGGTCAAAAGGAACATGAGTGGAGACGAGACGACTCCTGCCATCTCCAGTTCGATAGTCCAGCAGGCCATCACCTCAGGTGAGCCGGTACTCACACACGACGCAAAAGAGGATCCAAGGTTTGATTCTTCCGATTCGGTAATTCTGCAGAACATCACCTCAGCCGCTTGTGTGCCCCTAAAGCTCAGAAACAGGATCATAGGCGCCATCTATGTCGATTCCAGAAGTGCGAAAAGCATCTTCACCGACAGGACAATCCAGTTCCTCAGTGCCTTCGCCAATCAAGCAGCTATCGCACTCGACAATGCAAGGGTCCATGAGTCTGTCGCGAACGAAAATCTGCTGCTGAAACGGGAAATGGCACAGGTCTCTGGATTTGAAAACATGGTTGGGAAGAGTCAGGAGATGCAGGCTCTCTATGAAATCATGAAGAAAGTGATACCCATATCTTCCTCGGTGCTTATCGAGGGTGAAAGCGGGACGGGTAAGGAACTGGTTGCAAGGGCCATACATTACAATGGCCCCAGAAAGGCAAAACCTTTTGTTGCTCAGCAGTGCAGCGCGATTCCCGAGACTCTCCTGGAGAGCGAACTGTTTGGACACGCGAAGGGTGCCTTTACCGGAGCAAACTCTAACAAGAAAGGCCTCTTTGAGGCTGCAAGTGGTGGAACTTTCTTCCTGGACGAGATCGGGGACATATCCCCTTCCATGCAGGCCAAACTTCTCAGAGCTCTTCAGGAAGGTGAGGTGAGAAGGCTTGGAGAGAATACCTCCCGCAAAGTGGACGTGAGAATAATATCAGCAACGAACAAGAACCTTAGAAAAGAAGTGGCGGAGGGTCGATTCAGAGAGGACCTCTACTATCGGCTCAAGGTAATATCTATAGCCCTCCCTCCCCTGCGGGAAAGAGGAGAGGATATCGCACTTCTGGCACAACACTTCCTTGAAAAATACTCGAGAAAATGCGGCAAGAAGATTAAGAAGACCGATGAAAGCGCAATGGAGAAATTAAGAGGGCACAGCTGGCCAGGAAATGTGCGGGAACTTGAGAATACGATAGAAAGAGCTGTTATCCTGTGCGAGGGGAATACGATCTTGCCTCGCGATTTGATACTGGAATTGGATGCTGGACTGGAACCCGGTGGGACCATAAAGGATTTCGAGAAAAGGCTCATTCTCAACACCCTTCGCAATTACGATGGCAACAGGACAAGGGCCGCAAAGGCTCTGGATATTTCAGTAAGAACACTCCAGTACAAACTGAAGAATTGGAAAGACAAGGGCGGCTAG
- a CDS encoding serine/threonine protein kinase, whose translation MSNPPELYDLLEKINVGSVAAAYRGFQKSLERQVLIKILHPHLSADQQLVGRFEREAKACASLRDENIISIFDYGKWENSYFIATEWVEGVSLARLLKKAGKLPTTVAMEITRQICKGLSYAHSKGIIHRDIKPANIMVSFEGDVKISDFGLASAKGMPSITLEGTIVGTPAYMSPEQAQALQLDGKTDIFSLGLTLHEMITGVAVYAAPTYSGSLTKVLTEEVKPIRTIDPSVSPQVESILAKMLQRDRAKRFDDCRDIISKIEQWASVTGASLSRSEIASFTSEPSVSDVKPFEPTFKRRRPFRTISLAVLAAVLFGALLIIGPKNLFRQTQSVPMDRGKVAEDAMPDTVLADKGSLFIDSRPRNAKIKLDDKWITSTTPCVIGGLLPGNHHIILYKPGFDSTGASLNIEAGRRASFSLDLLSKKKGYGLIRFRITPWAKVYIDGKYLDTTPIGKAIRLQEGMHVVSFENPDYPAFTESLLVLADSAADVLINLDDKVGYLRIAASPWADVYIDGVKFGTTPISESIVLVTGHHQLSLINPEFQSHVETLYIEPRKTLERLVKLKTGG comes from the coding sequence ATGTCCAACCCACCTGAGTTGTACGACCTCCTGGAGAAGATCAATGTGGGAAGTGTTGCCGCAGCCTACAGGGGATTTCAGAAGAGCCTGGAAAGACAGGTTCTCATCAAAATACTTCACCCGCACCTATCCGCGGATCAGCAGCTTGTTGGCCGCTTTGAGCGGGAAGCCAAAGCGTGCGCCTCTCTAAGAGATGAGAACATCATTTCCATTTTTGACTATGGAAAATGGGAGAATTCCTACTTTATTGCGACGGAGTGGGTGGAGGGTGTGAGCCTGGCCAGGTTGCTGAAGAAGGCAGGCAAGCTCCCGACGACTGTGGCAATGGAGATAACCCGGCAGATATGCAAGGGGCTTTCCTATGCCCATTCGAAGGGAATAATCCATAGAGACATAAAGCCTGCAAACATAATGGTGTCGTTCGAAGGGGATGTGAAGATAAGCGACTTTGGTCTGGCGTCCGCAAAGGGGATGCCTTCCATAACCCTTGAGGGTACAATTGTTGGAACCCCGGCATATATGTCTCCGGAACAGGCGCAGGCCCTGCAACTGGACGGGAAAACTGACATATTTTCTCTGGGGTTGACCCTGCACGAGATGATAACAGGAGTGGCAGTCTATGCTGCTCCCACCTACTCCGGTTCCTTGACAAAAGTATTGACTGAGGAAGTCAAGCCAATAAGAACAATAGACCCCTCAGTATCCCCTCAGGTGGAGAGTATTCTTGCAAAGATGCTCCAGAGAGACAGGGCCAAAAGGTTCGACGACTGCAGGGACATAATAAGCAAAATCGAGCAATGGGCTTCGGTAACCGGAGCCAGCCTTTCAAGGTCGGAAATTGCCAGCTTCACAAGCGAACCTTCTGTTTCAGATGTCAAACCTTTTGAGCCCACCTTCAAACGAAGAAGGCCTTTCAGAACAATAAGCCTTGCCGTTCTTGCCGCAGTGCTTTTCGGCGCTCTTCTCATAATCGGCCCGAAGAACTTATTCCGACAGACCCAATCGGTTCCGATGGATCGCGGGAAGGTTGCGGAAGATGCGATGCCGGATACTGTTCTCGCGGACAAAGGCTCCTTGTTCATAGACTCACGGCCGAGGAATGCAAAGATCAAGCTGGACGACAAATGGATCACCAGTACTACGCCCTGTGTCATTGGAGGACTGCTTCCCGGTAATCATCACATAATACTGTATAAACCTGGATTCGATTCCACGGGCGCATCATTGAACATCGAAGCAGGAAGGAGAGCCTCCTTTTCCCTTGATCTTCTCAGCAAAAAGAAAGGGTATGGTCTCATCAGATTCAGGATTACACCTTGGGCAAAGGTTTACATAGATGGGAAATATCTGGATACGACACCTATAGGAAAAGCGATAAGACTCCAGGAAGGGATGCATGTTGTTAGCTTTGAAAATCCCGATTATCCCGCCTTCACAGAGTCTCTGCTGGTCCTCGCAGACAGCGCAGCGGATGTACTGATCAACCTTGATGACAAGGTTGGCTACTTGAGGATAGCAGCCAGTCCGTGGGCTGACGTATACATAGATGGTGTCAAGTTTGGAACAACACCCATTTCAGAATCGATTGTTCTCGTCACCGGCCACCATCAACTCTCACTGATAAATCCGGAGTTTCAATCTCACGTAGAAACTCTATATATCGAGCCGAGGAAGACTCTAGAGAGGCTCGTCAAACTGAAAACAGGGGGATGA
- a CDS encoding HIT domain-containing protein codes for MKKMWAPWRMEYIIKSKKEKGCLFCKKAKTKNDRRNYLLYRSKKSYCILNLYPYNNGHLLIAPYRHVRNIDSLTDAEICDMFLVAKKVVAALKKTFKPEGFNVGINIGKVAGAGVLGHIHMHIVPRWKGDTNFMPILSDTKLVSQSLGDTYAALKKHL; via the coding sequence GTGAAAAAGATGTGGGCGCCCTGGCGAATGGAATACATAATAAAGAGCAAAAAAGAGAAGGGTTGCTTGTTCTGCAAGAAGGCGAAAACAAAAAATGACAGGAGGAACTACCTACTTTACAGAAGCAAAAAGTCATACTGCATTCTCAACCTCTATCCATACAACAACGGACACCTTCTGATAGCGCCCTACAGGCATGTGAGAAACATCGACAGTTTGACTGATGCAGAAATATGCGACATGTTTCTGGTTGCGAAGAAGGTGGTGGCCGCACTCAAGAAGACGTTCAAGCCTGAAGGGTTCAATGTGGGGATTAACATAGGCAAAGTGGCAGGTGCTGGCGTGCTGGGACACATTCACATGCACATTGTTCCCAGATGGAAGGGAGACACAAACTTCATGCCAATACTTTCTGACACCAAACTTGTATCCCAGAGCCTGGGTGATACCTACGCTGCACTGAAGAAGCACCTGTAA
- a CDS encoding DNA helicase UvrD has product MPFIADLHIHSKYSRATSGNMVIPEISRWAERKGIKLVGASDFTHPEWMEHLKKELVPAGGDIYKHGETFFILSTELSHIYSKFGRLRKIHVVIFVPTFEDAGKVAKIAGKYGKIASDGRPILGLDAAEMVEAVKNACPRSFIVPAHIWTPWFSLFGAKSGFDRIEDCFGTIAEEIHAVETGLSSDPAMNWRLSALDRFSLISNSDAHSPSKLGREANVFDCDLAFDEIVDVLTRKDKERFNCTIEFFPQEGKYHFDGHRKCNVRFSPSESKVNDDLCPVCGKPLTIGVLHRVEDLADREKGFVPQNAIPYKSLVPLEEVISAALNVGVGTATVTREYDKLLSSFRNEFDILLNVPVEEIATKSSGRVAEGIGRVREGEVEAEPGYDGVFGEIKIFEGGERQTAEPQMKLF; this is encoded by the coding sequence ATGCCTTTCATTGCGGACCTGCACATACACTCGAAGTACAGCAGAGCCACGAGCGGTAACATGGTCATACCTGAGATATCCAGGTGGGCCGAGAGGAAGGGGATAAAATTAGTTGGTGCGAGTGACTTCACACATCCTGAGTGGATGGAGCACCTGAAGAAGGAGCTCGTGCCTGCGGGAGGAGACATCTACAAACACGGCGAGACATTCTTCATTCTCAGCACAGAGCTGTCACATATCTATTCGAAGTTTGGGAGATTGAGAAAGATACATGTGGTCATATTTGTTCCAACCTTTGAGGATGCAGGCAAGGTAGCCAAGATTGCTGGCAAGTACGGGAAGATAGCCTCTGATGGGAGGCCCATACTTGGTCTGGATGCGGCAGAGATGGTTGAGGCTGTCAAGAATGCATGCCCCCGTTCATTTATCGTGCCCGCCCACATATGGACTCCATGGTTTTCTCTGTTTGGGGCAAAGTCTGGTTTTGACAGAATAGAGGATTGCTTCGGCACAATTGCAGAGGAAATCCATGCGGTAGAGACTGGTCTATCAAGTGATCCAGCCATGAACTGGAGGCTTTCGGCTCTGGACAGATTCTCTTTGATCTCAAATTCGGATGCCCATTCACCTTCCAAACTTGGCAGAGAAGCCAATGTTTTCGATTGTGACCTCGCCTTTGATGAGATTGTGGATGTGCTCACCAGGAAGGACAAAGAAAGGTTCAATTGCACCATAGAATTCTTTCCCCAGGAAGGCAAGTACCATTTTGACGGGCATAGGAAGTGCAACGTGAGGTTTTCACCATCTGAGTCGAAGGTGAATGATGACCTGTGCCCGGTCTGTGGAAAGCCACTCACAATAGGTGTGCTTCACAGGGTCGAGGATCTGGCTGATAGGGAAAAGGGGTTCGTTCCTCAAAATGCAATTCCGTACAAGAGTCTTGTTCCACTGGAGGAGGTGATAAGTGCTGCTCTTAATGTTGGCGTAGGAACTGCTACCGTCACGAGAGAATATGACAAGCTATTGAGTTCATTTAGGAACGAATTTGATATTTTGCTCAACGTTCCTGTAGAGGAGATAGCGACTAAAAGTTCAGGACGGGTGGCAGAGGGTATCGGGCGAGTAAGAGAGGGAGAGGTTGAGGCCGAACCGGGTTATGATGGGGTGTTCGGAGAAATCAAGATATTCGAAGGCGGAGAGAGGCAGACTGCGGAGCCGCAGATGAAACTCTTCTGA
- a CDS encoding class I SAM-dependent methyltransferase, giving the protein MKSRPFSAIAPYYDILMVDIQYEEWVEYIAGLHPDYADRRLRILDIACGTGVCAVLFGKAGHDVVALDSSEQMLEVARQRFTKEQMDIEVLQADMSDFSVEGKVDLVTCLFDSVNNLLEEDELESCFRCVADSLKESGLFIFDMNTEFGLSTLWGDKTIVKEEGPVLSIWRNTWDPRRNLATLDLTLFVSENDISDRFTRIDEVHVERSYSLKFVAALLRRAGLTDVSMYKHLTTEKATRTTGRMMVKAGK; this is encoded by the coding sequence ATGAAATCTCGTCCCTTCTCGGCCATCGCTCCTTACTACGATATTCTAATGGTAGATATTCAGTATGAGGAGTGGGTGGAATACATCGCTGGACTCCATCCAGATTATGCTGATAGGAGACTGCGAATTCTGGACATCGCGTGTGGGACTGGTGTGTGTGCCGTCCTTTTTGGAAAAGCTGGCCATGATGTGGTCGCCCTTGATTCTTCGGAGCAGATGCTGGAGGTGGCCAGGCAGCGATTCACAAAAGAGCAAATGGATATCGAGGTTCTCCAGGCAGACATGAGCGACTTTTCAGTCGAAGGCAAGGTCGATCTGGTAACTTGCTTGTTTGACAGTGTGAACAATCTCTTAGAGGAAGACGAACTGGAATCCTGCTTTCGATGCGTGGCCGATTCTCTCAAGGAGTCCGGGCTCTTCATATTTGACATGAACACCGAGTTCGGTCTATCAACGTTGTGGGGGGACAAAACCATTGTAAAAGAAGAAGGCCCTGTTCTATCAATCTGGCGAAACACCTGGGACCCAAGAAGGAACCTGGCCACCCTTGATCTTACGCTGTTCGTGAGTGAGAATGATATAAGCGATAGGTTCACAAGGATAGATGAGGTGCACGTGGAAAGAAGCTATTCTCTAAAGTTTGTTGCAGCCTTGTTGCGCAGAGCAGGGCTGACAGATGTCTCGATGTACAAACATCTAACGACGGAGAAGGCCACCAGGACCACTGGCAGGATGATGGTTAAAGCCGGGAAGTAG
- a CDS encoding tryptophanase produces the protein MRSPPEPYRIKSCEKIRLSVRGDRASALKKAGHNVFLLPSESVYVDLLSDSGTSAMSSSQWASLMSADESFAHSRSYYSFVDSVRSVFGFEHILPLHQGRIGEHLFFQLILKRGDHVPSNTHFGTTRANIEAFGGIPHDLLTSTAFDWKSQALFKGNLDIEGLRTLIARVDKETIPVCMLTITNNTGAGQPVSLSNIRSVREELNRRDIRFYVDAARFAENAYLIKKYENEYKEKSLEEIVKTILSHFDGCLVSAKKDGLSNTGGFFATNNAALADSFKDLAMLTEGFYTQGGCAARDLEAMGQGIKESLDEEYLSFRIGQVAYLGEMLAGEGIPVYRPYGGHAIFIVVGEFLPHLKHSDFPAQALCGEIYLEGGVRGAPENVKAWKKEEDRMPEFVRLSIPRRVYSNTHLEYVAQVVSSVYKRRESIKGLSMVKEPPRLKEFTSTFERR, from the coding sequence GTGCGCTCCCCGCCCGAGCCATACAGGATAAAGTCGTGCGAGAAGATACGCCTCAGCGTCAGGGGGGACAGGGCCTCAGCACTGAAGAAGGCAGGCCATAACGTTTTTCTGCTTCCTTCAGAGAGCGTCTATGTTGACCTTCTCTCCGATAGTGGGACATCCGCAATGTCCTCCAGTCAGTGGGCTTCACTCATGAGCGCCGATGAATCTTTTGCCCATTCAAGAAGCTACTACTCATTTGTAGATTCTGTCCGGTCTGTGTTCGGCTTCGAGCACATCCTTCCACTTCATCAAGGAAGGATAGGTGAACACCTTTTTTTCCAGCTTATTTTGAAAAGGGGAGACCATGTTCCGAGCAATACGCATTTTGGGACGACGCGGGCGAACATAGAAGCTTTTGGCGGCATCCCTCACGACCTGCTCACTTCTACGGCATTCGATTGGAAGTCTCAAGCTCTCTTCAAAGGTAACCTGGACATAGAGGGCTTGCGCACCTTGATTGCCCGTGTGGACAAGGAGACAATTCCGGTATGCATGTTGACTATCACCAACAACACTGGCGCAGGGCAGCCGGTTTCTTTATCGAACATTCGATCGGTGAGAGAAGAATTGAATCGACGGGACATTCGCTTCTACGTTGATGCTGCGAGGTTTGCGGAGAATGCCTATCTCATAAAGAAGTATGAGAATGAATACAAAGAGAAGAGCCTTGAGGAGATCGTGAAAACCATTCTGTCCCATTTTGACGGATGTCTGGTGAGTGCGAAGAAAGACGGCCTTTCGAACACAGGAGGATTTTTCGCGACGAACAACGCTGCACTCGCAGACAGCTTCAAGGACTTGGCGATGCTGACTGAGGGATTCTACACCCAGGGCGGCTGTGCAGCTCGCGATCTTGAAGCGATGGGCCAGGGCATCAAGGAGAGCCTAGACGAAGAGTATCTCTCTTTCAGGATCGGACAGGTCGCGTATCTTGGAGAGATGCTCGCAGGCGAAGGCATACCGGTCTACAGACCCTATGGCGGTCATGCAATCTTCATCGTGGTGGGTGAGTTCCTCCCGCATCTGAAACATTCTGACTTTCCTGCCCAGGCGCTGTGCGGCGAGATCTACCTCGAAGGGGGTGTGAGAGGAGCACCCGAGAATGTGAAAGCCTGGAAAAAAGAAGAGGATCGAATGCCCGAATTTGTCAGACTTTCCATTCCCAGAAGAGTCTATAGCAATACCCACCTCGAGTATGTGGCTCAGGTCGTATCCAGTGTCTACAAGAGGAGAGAGAGCATAAAAGGGCTAAGTATGGTCAAGGAGCCGCCCAGATTGAAAGAATTCACATCCACATTTGAAAGAAGATGA
- a CDS encoding radical SAM protein has product MDSRMSFGVDTAPCSNTHGRHVMGVLRLQKGVIYGPVRSRRLGKSLGINVLPSDKKVCTFDCCYCQYGRTRNPGDLPERLPAVERILEAVEAALKESRSLDAITFSGNGEPTVHPDFPAIVREVRHLRDRLAPGVPIALLSNSSLSMDERIRTAISGVELRIMKLDVGNQEMLAALNGPGQGIDLERIISGLAQIPDTIIQALFVKGSVDNRSDAELRDWLSALSRIRPMEIQIYSLDRPVPEKGLKAVDMKELESICELVKTELDLKARTYGR; this is encoded by the coding sequence ATGGATTCAAGGATGAGCTTCGGAGTTGACACTGCTCCTTGCTCAAATACACATGGGCGGCATGTGATGGGCGTCCTTCGACTACAGAAAGGGGTCATCTACGGCCCCGTAAGATCGAGAAGACTGGGTAAGTCGCTGGGCATAAACGTACTCCCTTCTGATAAGAAGGTGTGCACCTTCGACTGCTGCTACTGTCAGTACGGGAGGACCAGAAATCCCGGAGATCTGCCAGAAAGGCTTCCGGCTGTCGAGCGGATCCTGGAGGCGGTTGAGGCTGCTCTTAAGGAGTCGCGGTCTCTGGATGCAATAACATTTTCCGGCAACGGCGAGCCGACCGTGCATCCTGACTTTCCCGCAATCGTCCGCGAGGTTCGCCACCTCAGAGACAGATTGGCACCTGGTGTGCCCATAGCGCTCCTCTCCAACTCATCACTAAGTATGGATGAGAGGATAAGGACTGCCATATCCGGCGTGGAACTGCGAATCATGAAACTTGACGTGGGGAATCAAGAGATGCTTGCGGCGCTCAACGGGCCTGGTCAGGGAATAGACCTCGAAAGAATCATTTCTGGTCTCGCCCAGATACCAGATACGATAATACAGGCCCTCTTCGTCAAAGGTAGTGTTGACAACAGGAGTGATGCCGAACTGAGGGATTGGCTTTCTGCTCTCTCTCGGATAAGGCCGATGGAGATTCAAATCTATTCTCTGGATAGGCCGGTTCCTGAAAAAGGGCTGAAAGCCGTTGACATGAAGGAACTGGAGTCGATTTGCGAACTCGTCAAGACAGAGCTCGATTTGAAGGCGAGGACTTATGGGAGATAA